The window TGCTGATagcttttacaaaaatataatctTTTCTTCATTGCTTTTGTAAGCAAGGGCTTCTTTGAAGCACTTCGACTTGGTAATGCTAGATCTTTCTGAAGCCGGTGACGAATCGTTTTGGTTGAAACGCTCTGAAGGAGATCAGGATGTTTATTTTTGAGTTCTGTGGCATTTATGGAAGGGTTCAACATTACTTCACCCCTGAAGATAGTGTCAGTCCTTGATGATTTTTCGTAGGAGCTCCAGAACCAGGTTTTATTTTCGGAACAGTTCCTGAAGACAACGATGCAGCCTACCGTTTCAATTTATACATTGCTTCTCTTAAACCACAAATATTACGTGCTACATTAATTACAGTCCTCTTTCTCAACTAACGTTAAAGCACGGATATTCTCCTGTCGAGTGAGTTTCTTTCGACTCATATTTTTCACTTCAATTTAGAATTTAACGATCGCAAACTTTACtgagtaaataaaaagaagattAACACTGATTATTCGTACAAAGCTAACTGTGTCAGCTAACTGTGAGAAACTAAGCGGTCAGTAAACTACAGAAAACTGCCGTCGCAAGTACGTTTTTTCTTCTCCCCTCAAATGCTAAAAGAGCGCAGATAGAACCATTACAATTTTTCTATGAATTTAGTGATTTATTTGCCAATGTAGAGATTTTTTTTGCCGGCACTGCATACCCTCGCCTGTTCTAAGATCTACTTTTCGACATTACTGGTGAATAGGCATTAAAAAAATGTCTTAGAACATTAAAGAACTCTTTATTTAGTATACATTAAATACAATTCTACATTTAGAacaataacaaatatatttttttagaaacagttatttattggtttaaaaCATTTATCtcaaaagtaaatatattatgtaaaaacATCCTTAAAACTGTTATCTGTTTATGTGActatgcttttatttttaaatatatattcttATTTCTGGACATTTCATTTCCCTCTATCAGTCTTGCGACCGTAACTAAAAAATAATTAGCTTTATGATAATCcacattaaattatataaaattaaggaaaaatttctaatttattttattggcACTTTacttcatattttattatttgaaaagtTCAATagcacatattttttttcaattaattatttactACTACAAAATTACATCCCACTGTTGCGCTGGTAAAccagtttatttattattttattatttttagtttttttttttgataagaaatataaaattataattttatataggaTACCAGCATGAAATCAAAGATCCTCATATAATCATGTAACCGTTTTAAAAGTTtcagaaaatttattattataattctgagtaaatattcaaaataatgttGCTCACGCCATCTATCTGCCGGGCGCGGAAGTATCTAACCTACTCCAAGAATCAAACCGTAGTCCTAATGATCTCGGCCTTGGCCGCCTTAAAATTGGAGCGTTCGTAAACTCTTCGGCGTTTATATACTTCTCTTATAAGATATAATATATCTTATAAGAGAAGTATGGGAAAGAGAAGAAATACCGAAACACTGGCATGAAAGCCAtatagtacctatccacaagaagggagacaaacaaatatgtcggaactatagaggaatatcgttaatcaatacaacgtacaaaattaCCAGTGTGTCAAAATACCCACACTAGCAGAAGTAAAGTCCGCAATTTTGTCCCTAAAAAACCATAAAACCCCAGATCCAGATAGCATACAGGCGGAACTACTAAAAAAAGGGAGAGAAAAGCTCCACCTTGAGGATAGCATACAGGCGGAACTACTAAAAAAAGGGAGAGAAAAGCTCCACCTTgaggtatatattatatatctcaAGGTGGAGCTTTTCTCTCCCTTTTTTTAGTAGTTCCGCCTGTATGCCATCTGGGCCTGGGGCTTTATGGTTTTTTAGGGACAAAATTGCGGACTTTACTTCCGCTAGTGTGGGTCCTGGTATTTCAGGTTCGGCTAACTGGTACTGTCTTTGTTGCCCTGTCGTTGtgggtttttttttgtatttaggaGTTGCTCAAAATACTTTGTCCATTGGCGGCTTATCTCCTCGTCGTCTGTGAGCAATTGTTCTGCATCGTCTTTTATAAATCTTGAGCTGTTGGTCGTGTTACACTTCATTCTTTTTACGTCCTTATAAAACTGTCTAGACTGACCGGTTCTATGTTCCTATTCCAGTTGCTGTATTCGCGCTTCTAGGTattgtttcttttttcttctcaAAAGTCTTCTCGTTTAAGTCTTTACTCTGTTGTAGTCTTCCCTGTTCTAATCTGTAGGGCGTGTTAGTAACTCTAGCCTATTGATTGCTTTCTGATGCAAGCTTTGTTTGTACTCCTGGTCAAACCACTGGTTTTTCTTCTGGTTATTCCTTCCTTTTCCTATAGTTTCCGCTGCGGCATTTTCTATGGCGTTCGTTATATTTTGCCATTTCTGGTCTATGGTCAATTTTGGCGttgatgtttcttcttcttccagtGTCTGCAATTTGTTTTGGGTCAGTGCCTGATATTGGCGTTCATTATCAGGGAAATCGAGCCTTGAAATGCCCCATCTGTTTCCTTGTTGGCGTTGCTTTGGCTGTCTCGTCTTTAGCCATGTTCTCATTTTTATTCTGACCAGGAAGTGGTCAGAGTCACTTTCTGCTCCCCTCAGACTGTGTGCGCTGATGATATTGCTAGAATGTCTTCCATCGATAAGCACATGGTCTATCTGGTTTCGTGTGATTCGGTCATTTGACACCCAGGTTactttatgtatatcttttctttGGAATTGTGTAGTTTTTACTACCATATTGTTGGCTACAGCGAATTCTACCAGTCTTGATCCGTTATCATTAGTGTTATCATGTAAGCTATGTGTACCGATCACCGCTCtaagatggtcctctttaccaagtctaaaatttcataaaattccTCCTTGTCGTCTTCATTTGcttcagttttattttatttttttcaatcatGAGTCTATTTAGAAGATGGTCTTCATTTGTTCCTTCGGCCAGTGCTTGATTTCCATTCTGCAATTGTCTacgtgttatattttttcttataataacatggcagttacagaaacaatactaacggatgaccttgccattatgggagaatactttcgcaaatggaggctacggcctaatgcgacgaaaaccgaagtgtgctgtttccatctaaataatgcccaagccaacaaaaaactgtccgttcactttgaagacagactactaactcataactcaacaccaaaatatcttggagtgactcttgacagaattttaagttttaaagaactTTTACCTACAAAGAACGGTAGCAAAACTGAAAACGCaaaataatataatccaaaagctaTCTGGTACCACATGAtggtcctcagcctccgtactcagatcatctgctatcggacttgtatactcgacagctgaatatgcttccctagtatggctcaatagcaaaaacacgaagattattgacacccaattaaaccagacaatgcgaatgatttcaggtacaattagaccaacacccaactattggcttccgatcctgagtcacattccaccgccgaaactacgaagaagtcactcccttctcagagaatatcgaaaaatccagtctaaccatcaactacccatccaccatgataggcGTGATATCGAAATGAACAGACTGCACTCCAGATATCCTGTTATGTTAAGGGccacctccttacatcaggaacatttcgacctcaccaacgcttggagaagacaatgggagcgcgactcaccacaggaagcacagcaaatggcctgtatcgaacagaaaccgccaggctttaaactgacccggagtacatggacaacgctaaacagaataagaacaagaagcggtagatgtgctgac is drawn from Diabrotica undecimpunctata isolate CICGRU chromosome 5, icDiaUnde3, whole genome shotgun sequence and contains these coding sequences:
- the LOC140442531 gene encoding uncharacterized protein is translated as MVVKTTQFQRKDIHKVTWVSNDRITRNQIDHVLIDGRHSSNIISAHSLRGAESDSDHFLVRIKMRTWLKTRQPKQRQQGNRWGISRLDFPDNERQYQALTQNKLQTLEEEETSTPKLTIDQKWQNITNAIENAAAETIGKGRNNQKKNQWFDQEYKQSLHQKAINRLELLTRPTD